A single Augochlora pura isolate Apur16 chromosome 2, APUR_v2.2.1, whole genome shotgun sequence DNA region contains:
- the LOC144473471 gene encoding methylglutaconyl-CoA hydratase, mitochondrial, with the protein MATSVTNIRFTPTLHSIYATAMRMLSTKAKLNPKDDAKEVILKYLDGKDNGIVVLGFNRPSSRNAFGKTLVSQLSEAISCIREDTKLRVLIIRSLVPKIFCAGADLRERLKMDNSEVSLFVSSLRDIMNNIESLPTPVISAIDGIALGGGLELALATDIRVASSEARMGLVETKLAIMPGAGGTQRLPRIVGPAKAKELIYTARILDGEHAMKIGLVNEVVPQNKDGDAAYQTALSIAREILPNGPIGVKVSKVAISNGLELPIADGLEIEKQCYSQILDTKDRIEGLAAFVSKRVPVYQGM; encoded by the exons ATGGCTACTTCAGTAACAAATATTAGATTCACACCCACTTTACATTCCATTTATGCAACTGCAATGAGAATGCTGTCTACCAAAGCAAAGCTAAATCCCAAAGACGATGCGAAGGAAGTAATACTTAAATACTTGGATGGAAAAGATAATGGCATTGTAGTATTAGGATTCAATCGACCATCTAGTCGCAATGCTTTTGGGAAGACTTTAGTGAGCCAGCTAAGCGAAGCCATTTCTTGCATTAGAGAAGACACCAAGTTACGAGTATTAATTATCCGCAGTCTggttccaaaaatattttgtgccGGTGCAGATTTAagagaaagattaaaaatggacaattcgGAAGTctctttatttgtttcttcgttGAGGGACATTATGAACAACATAGAATCGCTACCAACTCCAGTAATATCTGCTATAGATGGCATAGCATTGGGTGGAGGATTAGAACTAGCACTAGCTACTGATATTAGAGTCGCGTCGTCAGAAGCTAGAATGGGTCTTGTAGAAACAAAATTAGCGATTATGCCGGGTGCTGGTGGAACACAGCGACTTCCAAGGATAGTTGGACCTGCTAAAGCAAAAGAACTAATTTACACGGCGCGTATATTAGATGGTGAACATGCTATGAAGATTGGTCTCGTTAATGAAGTTGTTCCCCAAAATAAGGACGGAGATGCTGCTTATCAAACTGCTTTATCTATTGCTAGAGAAATATTACCCAATGGACCCATTGGAGTAAA AGTTTCGAAAGTAGCAATATCAAATGGGCTTGAGCTCCCAATTGCAGATGGgcttgaaattgaaaagcaatGTTACAGTCAGATTCTGGATACAAAAGATAGAATTGAAGGACTTGCTGCATTTGTATCAAAACGTGTACCTGTTTATCAAGGCATGTGA
- the Pmm2 gene encoding phosphomannomutase, with product MCKKIICLFDIDGTLTKPRQKIEESMQTFLTETVKKEFDIGIVGGSDIEKLKEQLGGETIFTKYNYIFAENGLVAYKNNKKLKTETIQSIIGEESLQDLINFCLRYISELRLPLKRGTFVEFRSGLINISPVGRNCTQEERLQFYEYDMENQIRRKFIQVLKKQFSDLPLSYSIGGQISFDVFPNGWDKTYCLRHLRGYHEVHFFGDQTLQGGNDYEIYESHLTVGHRVTCPEDTIKQLKVLMEIVKQDEAKEEFKC from the exons ATgtgcaaaaaaattatatgccTGTTTGATATAGACGGAACTTTAACAAAACCAAGACaa aaaattgagGAAAGCATGCAAACGTTTCTTACAGAAactgtaaaaaaagaatttgatATCGGCATAGTTGGTGGATCAGacatcgaaaaattaaaagaacagtTGGGAGGTGAAACCATTTTtaccaaatataattatattttcgccGAGAATGGGCTGGTggcttataaaaataataaaaaattaaaaaccgag aCCATCCAAAGTATCATAGGGGAAGAATCCCTACAggatttaattaacttttgtttACGATACATCTCCGAGCTGCGGCTTCCACTTAAAAGGGGTACGTTCGTAGAGTTCAGATCAGGTTTGATCAATATATCGCCTGTTGGGCGAAACTGTACGCAGGAAGAACGCCTTCAGTTTTATGAATATGATATGGAAAATCAAATTCGTCGAAAGTTTATTCAAGTTttgaagaaacaattttcagaCCTCCCCCTGTCTTACAGCATAG GGGGACAGATCTCATTCGACGTGTTCCCTAATGGCTGGGATAAAACGTACTGTCTTCGGCATCTTCGTGGGTACCACGAAGTACATTTTTTTGGAGATCAGACGTTGCAAGGAGGTAACGATTATGAGATCTATGAAAGTCATCTTACGGTGGGGCATCGAGTAACGTGTCCCGAAGATACAATAAAACAACTAAAGGTTCTTATGGAAATAGTTAAGCAAGACGAGGCGAAAGAAGAGTTTAAATGTTGA
- the Sgsh gene encoding N-sulfoglucosamine sulfohydrolase, with amino-acid sequence MFGRIWSNKLYCLIILILFDLRKLHADIATHKNAVLLLADDGGFEMRSYLNKICQTPNLDNLAKESLLFNNAYTSVSSCSPSRASLLTGLPSHQNGMYGLHQGIHHFNSFDKVQSLPKTLSKNGIRTGIIGKKHVGPNSVYPFDFSHTEENNSILQVGRNITKIKLLVKEFLSYNKTQPFFLYVAFHDPHRCGHSHPEYGNFCEKFGNGDVDMGNIPDWNPIYYQWDQVKVPYFVQNTEAARRDIAAQYTTISRLDQGVGLVLKELEDAGFKNDTLVIYTSDNGIPFPNGRTNLYEPGLEEPMMIRSPIPEHRRNSVTYSLTSLLDIVPTLLDWFNIPAKNPFEGSVLDDKRFFGRSLLPLLDKEPIENDTAVFASQTHHEITMYYPMRAIRTKRYKLIHNINYNMPFPIDQDFFVSPTFQDLLNRTRNNQPLKWSKTLKSYYERPEWELYDLKYDPEERNNIASKISMKETFMVLQNRLLNWQKVTEDPWLCAPRGILVGDNTENPHCMSLENFL; translated from the exons ATGTTCGGAAGAATTtggtcgaataaattatattgtcttATCATTCTTATCTTATTTGATTTACGTAAATTACATGCAGACATTGCTACCCATAAGAATGCTGTGTTATTACTGG cCGATGATGGAGGATTTGAAATGCGttcatatttgaataaaatttgtcaaacTCCTAATTTGGATAACTTGGCAAAAgaaagtttattatttaataatgcatACACATCAGTTAGCAGCTGTTCCCCtag tcGGGCTTCTTTATTAACTGGTTTACCAAGTCACCAAAATGGAATGTACGGTCTTCATCAAGGAATTCATCATTTTAACAGTTTTGATAAGGTTCAAAGCTTACCAAAAACATTAAGCAAAAATGGTATACGAACAG gtaTTATTGGTAAGAAGCATGTAGGTCCGAATAGTGTATATCCATTTGACTTTTCACAtacagaagaaaataattcaattcttcAAGTTGGCCGCAATATTACCAAAATTAAACTCTTAGTCAAGGAGTTTTTATCTTATAACAAAACACA gcctttctttttatatgtTGCATTTCATGATCCCCATCGCTGTGGCCACTCTCACCCGGAGTATGGAAacttttgtgaaaaatttggCAATGGTGATGTCGACATGGGCAACATCCCCGATTGGAATCCTATATATTATCAATGGGATCAGGTGAAAGTTCCTTACTTTGTTCAAAATACAGAAGCTGCTAGAAGGGACATTGCTGCTCAATACACAACAATATCTCGTTTAGATCAAG gtGTGGGTTTAGTTCTAAAGGAACTTGAAGATGCTGGTTTCAAAAATGATACATTAGTTATTTACACATCAGACAATGGCATACCATTTCCAAATGGTCGAACAAATCTATATGAACCAG GTTTAGAAGAACCTATGATGATTAGATCACCAATCCCTGAACATAGAAGAAATAGTGTAACATACAGTTTGACATCATTATTGGACATTGTACCAACATTATTAGATTGGTTTAACATACCAGCAAAGAATCCCTTTGAAGGAAGTGTCCTAGATGACAAACGATTTTTCGGCAGATcgcttcttcctcttctcgaTAAAG AGCCAATCGAAAATGACACTGCCGTTTTTGCCAGTCAAACACATCATGAAATTACTATGTATTACCCAATGCGAGCTATCAGAACTAAGAGATATAAgctaatacataatattaattacaatatgcCATTTCCCATTGACCAAGATTTTTTTGTATCACCAACTTTTCAG gatcttttaaatagaaccaGAAACAATCAACCACTTAAGTGGTCCAAAACGTTAAAGAGTTACTATGAAAGACCAGAATGGGAATTGTATGATCTTAAATATGATCCAGAAGAAAGGAATAATATTGCATCCAAGATATCTATGAAg GAAACATTTATGGTTCTACAAAATCGATTGTTAAACTGGCAAAAGGTAACAGAAGATCCATGGCTTTGTGCACCAAGAGGAATTCTCGTCGGAGATAATACGGAAAATCCTCACTGTATGTCACTTGAAAATTTCCTCTAG